The genomic segment TCAGGAGCGGTCCAGCACCTTGTCGGCATGCAGTCATCTGATATCATTATCGCTATTAATAAGAACCACGATGCCCCGATCTTCAATGTTGCAACTTACGGAATTGTCGGAGACCTCTTTGAAGTTGTTCCCATGTTGACCAAGAAGATTAAAGAAGTTAAGGGGATTTAAGGCCCTTCCTTTCTCCTTTTTAAATTCTCACTCAAGTTAATTTCTTAGCTTTCTGATTTCTCTTCAATTATGTAAAATCCCTTATGCTTGTATTTATGGATGATTCCGGCGATCCTGGCTTTAAGGTCAGTAAAGGCTCTTCAAATACCTTTGTGATAGGAATGGTGGTATTTGATGATCCGCTTGAGGCTGAGGAGACTGCTCTGAGGATAAAGAAACTCAGAAGAGAATTAAGGCTTTCTGATACGTTCGAATTTAAATTCAATAAATGCCGTAAAGATTTTAGATGCAGATTTCTTGAGACTGTTAAAGGCGCTCATTTTAGAGCAAGAGCTATTGTAATGCAGAAGAACAGGATTTATGGTAAGGAATTGAGAGCTTCCAAGGAATCATTTTATAACTATGCTATAAAGACAGTCCTGAAATATCATGGTGGAACGATTAATAATGCCCGACTCCGTATCGATGGACGCGGTGACAGAAATTTCAAGAGGGCGTTGTCTTCTTACCTTAAGAGAGAGCTTAATCTTCACAAAGCAGTTAACGATAAAGTGATTCATGATTTAAGGTTTGTAGATTCCAAGAGAAATGTATTGATTCAGCTTGCTGATATGGTGACAGGCGCCATCAATAGGAAATATAGTTCTGATAAGGCAGACTCTTCTGTCTATATTGATATTATCAGTAACAGGATCGAGGATATCTGGGAGTTCGGAAGGTGAAAACAAAAAAACCTGACACATGGCCAGGTTTTTAGTGCGCCCCGATTCCTATCGTGAGGTTGCCCACGAACGCACACCGTACGGTGACAGTTCGGAGATCAGGTCTTTGTAATTCAATTATCCAATAGAGTGATATATTGTGTCAAGTGTTTTAGCTGTTTATGTTTTGTCGGCGACCTCTTTGAAGTTGTTCCTATGTTGACTAAGAAGATTAAAGAAGTAAAAGGGATTTGAGTTAATTTCTTGTAACGTATTTGGTTAGTTGCCCTTATACCGTTTAAAATTCTCTCTCAATATCGCTTCAAGATTTTTAAATCTCATACTTAAGGCGTTTGAGGAGATATTGATAGGACTTCCAGTTATCCAAAAGTTGGCCTTATTTGTGAGGCGTTGAAGAGAATTTCCTCTTGCTATATATATTTTTGGATTGAGCACATGTATCGTCAAAAACTTACTGGGATAACGCCCGGAAACTGTGATTTCGGTGATATCTGACCAAAGCACTTTTCCGGCTGCAACGCCACTTGCATTGTCTACTATACCTTCAGAATTAATGATTAAGCCTGGTGAGTTATCAAATAATTTGCGAATTCCCCAGACGAGAATTAAACCAAAGAATCCCATACCCAAGAGTCCGATAACGTTGGCTTTTACATCCGGTAAATTCAATATCCTGATGCCAATAACTACAAAAGCTGCTGCACCAAGAATAAGCAGTCCGATTTTTATCTTGCTTAATGGAATTACAATTTCATTATCATCTAGCATCATTCTCCTGTGCCTAACAACTTAGACAGTTGTCCGT from the Nitrospirota bacterium genome contains:
- a CDS encoding DUF3800 domain-containing protein — protein: MDDSGDPGFKVSKGSSNTFVIGMVVFDDPLEAEETALRIKKLRRELRLSDTFEFKFNKCRKDFRCRFLETVKGAHFRARAIVMQKNRIYGKELRASKESFYNYAIKTVLKYHGGTINNARLRIDGRGDRNFKRALSSYLKRELNLHKAVNDKVIHDLRFVDSKRNVLIQLADMVTGAINRKYSSDKADSSVYIDIISNRIEDIWEFGR